The Monomorium pharaonis isolate MP-MQ-018 chromosome 5, ASM1337386v2, whole genome shotgun sequence genome segment ACAGATGCAatctatacaatatataaattgcatctatgcacacaaattaatattttaaacaattgacTTACACCACTAAGGCTTTTACTCCtccatatatacatatttgcagaaaatatatattattttctgcaagTTTCAACATTAAATCATGCATTACATTACTcgtcatttatttttcttaacacCTTACCTACTAAAAGGAAATTTTTGTGTGGATAGCGCCTGTAGAGATAAACCATAGCACGTTTTTTGCATATGAGTTATTCCATATAAATGTATTGCGAGTGCTTCCAGGATAACGTGTTCAATTCTGCTAACGTACTGGGAAACttatgcccagtctacaatgagtcgttggtcgttggtcgtaagaaatttaaccaatcacagttgatcttagagaagaataaccgaacataattggttaaatttcttacgaccaacgaccaacgactcattgtagactgggcattaATCctgtttcattatttcttcTCTTGTTACAACATCAATAATTTTGTGGATGCAGCGGGAGACTGTTGGCTGACTAACAccaatatgaatatttttattaatattcaattgaTAGGATTCACTTGCAAAAAAATGCAATGTGTagtaaattttcaatacttctatttttaatttataaaatattatgcttACCTAATATGTAATGGTACGCGGAGGCTTTTACTATTGCTTTTCATCATCGAAACGTATACGTTTCTCATGAAACGAATGGTCTGAACCATTCGTTGCATCGTACATGAAAAATTGCGTATACGTTACTGCTTGCGACAGTCAAGAATACCGTTCTAGGGATTTTCCATTGCGATCATTCGCAACTTGCTATTTACGTATGCGCAACTATTTCAAGAATAGGGCCCCAGATAGCGTTAGCATTTGTAGCGTTAATagtgtctccccgaacgcacccatggggagacgctattagcgctatcagcatcagtttatccttgtttcacttttaatgagtaatgaagatggattgatgctggtagcgctaatagcgtctccccgaacgcacttcatgtatatatactcaaaagTCGCGATCAcagacttctataatatactagacTGCTAGGCTCGTTATATATTCTCCATTTAGTGTGTACCTGAAAAGTATGTACAAATAGGAGCTCATAGGCGGCAGACTGAATTACCGATTGGAATgtggctaatattttatagtcctACGATTATGGGGTTACACGACATTTTCCCGAAAACTAGATGAGAAAATGTTGGTACTAACCAAATTCtctataatcgtaacataacacgttcgtatcaatgttattacggaacgatgcgtcgtagttgactcagaaatcagacaacattacaacatcctgaatgatagatctatttgataataaaaaaaattattataaagatacccctacagcatgaaatattgctgcaacgttgcagaaatattattttgcaagattggaatattgcagaaaatattgctgcaatattgcagaaatattcctatgtccgctccaaaacaatattgtgcaatatgtctgcaatatttctgcaatattccccgtaagatttctgtaatatttcagcaatattgctgcaatatttcttgtaagattgctgtaatatttctgaaacgttaatgtgcaatatgaaggaaatgttgcaggtggttaaattaatcaaataatatgtaagatgtgtattatacgaaaaacggaaaatgaatttattgtcataccgttacggcacaataatttaaaaaattattaattaaaaaagtaattaattaaattaacatacaccaacggatatcgaatatcgttctattctagatttaagtaagcattaaaatgaagcaagtccagaaaatgcccatcctgatcaatttatacgctagaattacacatgcatgtatggttcacacatgtttaattaatgtattatatatataagtcagagtgaacatcttctggacttgcttcactcaatctagtatgggacgcaacgctgtcgtgattacagaatttgttgcacatctatgtatcttttagctctaatcttacataaaaatttaaaataaaaatatcctgctctatttttttatttgtctcttaaaactatgtaaaatattacttattgttagttctagattaagaaatacggattatacggaaataaattttgcacggttgcaatataatattgccacaatattgtgcaatatctgttaggaaatattacatttgtaatattgctacaatattgcacaacatctgctaagaaatattacatttgtaatattgctgcaatattgtgcaacatttgctagggaatattatatttgtaatattgctacaatatttctgcaatattggttatattatgcactattgcaatatttctgcaacgttgcagcaatatttcatgctgtaggggtaatgttttcaaaaataacggtttgtctacaattactgcgcacaaaaaatgcacaaaatcgaaattcatcatgtgctgaacaaaaacagaataataaatgtatactattcaatttttcttagaattacgatctatatagttaaccatctaattaattatttgaacgcttcaaagattagtgctaaatagatcgcaattttcatcaaattattaaggttatggaaaaagataaatttaacaatgaaattaataagtaaataaattaatgctatttatttttaatatgttttgcaaaatttaattgcttttataaaaaataatatagttgcgtcagtttataaaatataagtatatgtagacaataacaagtacccatatcgatgagtcaaattggcgtagcaggtagagtacaaggttcgtcatcctaaggtcccgggttcaaacctagcagcaacaaataagaataaaataaaaaattacataatttaaatttaattaattaataaaaatttattctaaatgtagtgtgtgctgttgataaaaataatttttaaaaaatgaaatttttattttattttattttttttgtaactgttatgtaacggttagataacatgtaattataacatgttatattgctgagtcggaaattgtaacttacatgtaagttacgtgtaatttcagagtaacgtaacttgttatattcggttacattgctgttacactgctgctatattactgtgttcactgggatcATTCTTTTGctcttgtaatataaaagaaaaagataaaatgacaataacCAAGGTATGTGATAAAAGACTgctcaaatatatataaaaaagcagtatacatttcttttcgtttaagtattaaaactaaagGACAAATGATATAACCTCATTTTAAGagcatttttgtataaaataacctaatattaatgatatttattagtattattaagtatcattctttaaatatatatatatatatatatatatatatatatatatataaacattttaaaaatgtcaacaaaTTACTCGTAGCAACTATATGTGACATTTATtggcatatatatatgtacatacatatacattccaCTTGACGaacaatgtacatacatagtaGATGACACATTCCGATCGGTTATTCAGTCATGTACaacatgtacattatatactgGTACGCTTAGGGAATCAAGGTTAGCAGTCTtgtatattatagaagtctgTGGTCGCGATGCACCAAggcccctccattaatacaagctctatggtTTTGGCAGACACGTGagtgtctctttctctttccactTCTTTCGCGTTTTTTCTCAATTCttcgtaatttaaaaagtatttcggAATGAATGAATCTAGACGTGTATAACCTTAAACTCTAAATGAATTGAAACAGATACAGGAAGGAGTAAAGAGGTGTCAAATAACCTACAACGAAAGTTTGGTTGACGGCACGGTAAatcacaaaaagaaaaaatgaattgAAACAGAAAAATGGGCGATAATATATTCAAGGACGTAATTTAATCATGGAATATTttggtgaaatatttttgctcGGAATTGACACAATTGTATTCACCATCTGCTTAAGACAGTATATTCATTACAAGAACGCAATTAAAGCGATTAAGGTagatgttaataatttattgttaaattttcaaattatttatttaaattggtgaaaaatattttgaattattaaagaaaatttaaaaacatgttcatatattttatagaatgtCGAACTACATGACATTGGTACAGATTTGGAAAGTCTATTGGATAAGAGTCCAAATAACAAAGTAGATTACATCGCTATTAAAGGAATCGTCAAACCATTAGGAGAATTGTtgcaaagtattaataaaaaagatgttaCTGGCGTCATACAAAAGCTTAGTGTCAGAGAACATGTTATCGCAAGAACGTCAGCTGGTTACTGGTAAGATTAtgtattgcaattttatgtacatttttattatgatatgAATAATCCCAACAATATCGTtatactttttcaaaattatccaATTTATAATCCATAGGTCTGATCAAGAACGAACAATTCATCAAGTATATAATACAGTACCGTTTGTCTTGCAAAATAGATGGTACTCTGTGGAAATAATAGATCCGTTGTCTGCTGATATTTTAGATTTGGATGTTATCTCTGATAATTTTCAACCAAGTGTACCTACACTTGTAGATCATATATGGGGATTTTTTACAGGTAATTGCAATAAGACATGCAATAggattgttatttttattatgtaatatttaatatttttttgtagaaaatgtttatgtaCAAATTTGTTTGTAACTTGCATTTGTATAATATGATTTTGTAGGAGTACGTCAACGTGGTATACAGTCTACAGAAAAAATGTTGCGTGAAGATTCAATTATTACAGCAATAGGTGAGCTCTCGCGGTCGAAAACTGAatccaattattttacattacaacCTCCATTAAATGGATCtcctttttatataacaagcATGTCGATTACTTCCTTGATACGGAAATTAGATGaccgtaaaaaaatatacaggcacgtaaattcaagaaaaaaaaattttgtatatacatatatacaaaaaaattatatatatatatatatatatatatatatatataaaatttttaaatctgtgaatctgtaaatatttatacaatcttGTGAATTTTaggatattttgtttaatgagTGGCACAATTGGATTAATACTTGGAGGAATTATGGCGAGACGCTATTGGAAGAATAAACAGGATCAAAGATTGGCAGATCAGTTACGTCAATCACTCGAAACATCGCGTCAAGAAAGACGTCAAAGAGTGAGGGATAGAGATCTTAGAGAAGATCAGATATGTGTAGTTTGCAAGACAAATGCacgtgaaattattttactaccTTGTGGTCATGTATGCATTTGCGAAGATTGCTCAGTTAgcatcaataataattgtcCCATTTGTAGAACACAAATCATTCAAAAAGCGGCGgcatatatagtataaatttcattttcatgTAAATGCGAGTTTCATacagcaaaaatattttcattctatTAGAAGTGTACAGATGATCGAAACAATATTCCATACGAATTTTATCTCCTTTATAtgtacagttttatttataaataaaaatctgaatttacaaaaacaatatatgaataaattgtacattaatttaaaaaattatcaggtgaaaaaaatgtaaaactctTCTGATATACAcgattcttaatttatattatacatattaatatataatatactaatatattttatattctaagcattacaaatattcataatttttgttatcaattattaaccatactgtttttattaagtatataattttttgtttaaaaatttattgtatttttaaatgtagtagtacaatgttttttctataatttaaacaactgaaaaaatgtatatgtggAACATATCTTTATAAGAATGTTCGTGTACATGTCCCTCGTGTACATATttggatatatataaaaatcttaaaaatctatattttgctgtttgtttttatctatatgcaaattcattatttttttgactTTGTTAGATTTGCCAATACCGAGTTTTGGCAATCCTCTATTCAAACCTTCCAAAAGAACACATGCTTTACAAATTTCTTGACTTGAAACAAATCCACATCGAGTACAATTTCTTCTCTCTGGCATTTTCACATCATCTTTTACTTGTAATTGCTCACCTAGTATATCCAATGGATAATATTAaccataatattttttgtacataacttttagattatataacaaattaatattatatgctaatacaacaagaaaaattactttaccTGAATGTATTATGTCTATGATAGACAAAGGTCTTATTTTctctaaatcttttaaaaaagctcgTGCGTGACCTCTATAAGCATTTGGAGCATATATGCATTCcgtggaaaaatatattaggtttttaaaatatgcatacataacaatttctttttcatatgCATATTTCAGTGGCTTACAACGCATGATAGAATCTGCACCAGcctatattacataaaaaatataaatattaaactattataatttaatgtaatatatgtaatatatgtaatagcATGTATGCAATAACGTTCCTACAGTAATAACAGATGTACATCTCTGTAGACGGGCAATATCACCTCTCAAGATATTCATTAGTACCGTTTCAGCAATATCATCTGCATTATGACCAGTTGCAATGCAATCTACGTTCAAAATTGCGGCCCCTCTGTCCAATGCCTGTCTTCGAAAAACGCCGCAAAATGTGCAGTTATTTTTACGAccaatctaaaatatatattttgttacacaTACGTTTTTTCTTACATCTTGGAGCTTAAGATACATGGTTGTGTATCATgccaatttatataacaagaaCCGTCCCTATatgttataacaattaaatcaaGCTTCTCTTAATTGATAACTTATTACcgatatgtttatttataatatattttacttctgTGACTATAGAATCCATTGTCCATCCATATAATTCCTTGTATGATAAGATTGTAAGAGGAATACCATAATCATCTCTATTCTGCATTACAGTTTTCAAGCTATCATCTCTGTATCCTAAAATGATACCTTTTAGAAAAgactatatttttacatattaaaaatatcttattatttttataattatattaccagTGATTCCTTCATCAatagataaaagaattaaatccaATCCATATTTGTATCTTTCATTCAAAGTCTTCAAAGCATATGCCAATACAGTAGAATCTTTTCCACCTGATGCTCCAATAGCAACCTTATCACCaggtttaaataatttaccatTGATAATAGTATCATGAATCTCAGTCTCAAATGCCAAGAAAAAACATTCCTTACATAATGTATCACCAGTTTTTGGTCTCtaaatacatgtattttatcacaacatttaatatagtttaatatatcaatttttaaatatagtacCAAAACtagaaacataaatttacctTTAAAATGGCATTTCTTCCACATTTTGTGGAGCATAATGGAAATGGaggcatattttttttataactatcactaataaaatgtaaaatctaatttttttatataatacaatatttcataaaaaatgtgcCGTTCACATTTCTTTGTTAATGCTTTCCTCTTATGAGTTTAATGTGTCATGTCCATTGATGGATATATAACACTTGTGACTGTATTTCGAATACtcctcttatttttcttttgtggtCTTATAAATCTTAGTTAACTGATCCTCGTTAACGCAAATATGGTTAAAGCTAACGTTGTATTACATCATATCTGACGAATATGCgagagaaaaatgtaacaCGTTACACTTGTAATGTATTAATTGATCTAACAATATCCACTCAAGTTTATTAAGTTTTCTTGaaaaacatcaaaataaaataataaaaattaaatgatgaatatttaatgtttttttgttatttttgagAATTACAATAGTCTATCACACTGAAGTAATGTTGACGGAAGACACAATTTAATCTTCAGGCTTCTCGGGCGGTGGTCCGCAAGGTTGCAGCATCTTTTCCATAAGATTGAATCTAACTCGTGCCTTGGCTTCGTTCTCGGCAATCGCGAAGAAATTAAGTAAATCGTAGTGCCCCATATACGAGCTACAAGAATCCCGATGTTGATTCACCAGCCACTCGAACTTGGTCGTGTCCGCGTGTCCCGTGCCGATATACTTGGATTGTAGATGCTCCAATTGGCTGTGGATGTTGTAGCGTTCACCCATATTTTCGAGTTAACGTGCTCACGATCTTGCTCTTCTTTAACAGATATGGAATCGTATGAATTAACAATCACAGGTCGTATCTTTGTCTTTGTCTACGATGTGTGTTCCCGCAAAATTTCCTCTTCACACAAATTACGTTGGTTACATTCATCGCAACGTTGAGCAAACAGCGAAAGAGATTGCATGTAGATGTGCAACTCACAATCAGTACGCGTACAACCAAGTAACAATTGACGGCGATTGGTTACCTTTGAAAAAACGATCCAATCAAAATGCTCTATGCGCGCCGATGcgttggttttttttttttttcctagaaATACACACGACCGCTTGTCGTAAGAGAGCGCGTTGGCCGCACCGCGGCGACACTGCAGCGGCAAGGGTGTTACGTCACGTAGAAATGACGTGCTAATGGTTAATGGCTTCCATTCGGTCGAGCTAGGCTTTTATGAGCGAGCCAGAATCCAATCCAAAGAAAACACATGAGATATGATGCGATCGGCCGGTAGAATCATGAAAATATGATCGCCTGAGCGCCATACGATCGCGATAGAGATTAATATTTGACCGGAGACGGATCGGTCGTCCGCGAATTACGTGCTGAAAACTGCTTTGCACGAAGAGGAACGACGTAACCGTTATACATTCTCACATCGTCCCTACGTACTGGTTTCGGACCTGATGCAAGGAACATCGAGGTTCGCCGCGACGTTGCAGGACATACATCGCACGTAAGTACTAGTGTGCGATTTCTCGTACAGATGAACGCGTCTCGCTCGTCGTGATCGTCACGGACTCTTGTTCACGGAAAAGAGAACTGGGCGAGTCCGCTCGGGGAGAACGGGTGTGTAGGAGCAATGGCGGCTGTGTCGGTTCGCTCGCAACACTCGTGGCTCCGTGTTCCTCGCGTCGATCGCCGATTCTCCCGTCCGTGTTCGCTCGCTCCGCGTCGATTCGCGTCCGGCTTGAATCGAATCGAGCGTGACGTGGTTTATTAGCATAACGCGATCGTCCGCTCGCAAGGTAATCGCATCGTTTTTGCGATATTGCACTATATAGATCTTACACGTACGCCGATGTGTGCGTGCTCTGACTTGGCGCACGAGTGtatactgtatatatatgtgtgtgtgttgtgtgtgtgtgtgtgtgtgtgtgtgtatatgtatgtgtgtgtatgtggcTCACATACCTATGACAATCGGCCTCGAGAGACACCGACGTCCAAGCGATAGCGTTGTTCCGATCGTCGCGTTTCCGTCAATGTTAGGGTAACCCAGGAAGGAGAGTCTCGCGCTCGTTCCTGCCTGTGGATATTCTTGCCCTACTCACGGTCTTTGTGATGCCTCGTGACAAATACACCGCGATGTAAAATCTCCAAGTATTACGTGGGGTATTTACACACAAGTACATGTAGAATTATATACTTGACACAATaagtaaagataaataaataaataaatagaaataaaacgaATGCGTTCTATGCATGTACGTACGAATATATCATCGGAACAGTTGTACAAATCTTGTAgcttacaaatttattagctACATCTTTCTCCTGTGTAcatgtgtgcgcgtgtgtataCTATGGAGAGTGATGCTTAAgctataataaacatatacacAAAAGACTTATTagtgcattttatttatttaagagcATTTGTTTCTCACATTCCATCATATCAAAGTTCGATAAAAAGATGCtttttacaatgttttatAACTTAATACGTGTGAGTATACATatgagttaatttttagtaGGTGACATGCCTAGCACTCGTGATATTGAACGAGCCGAACGCAATGGGAGATTTCGTTCACGAAGAAGAGACAGCGCGAGCAGTGACGTGAACCGGCAGCACAGCTTTGACGGTATCGACAAGCGACACAGGAGACATGGCAAAAGTAAGAGCTCcggaaagaagaagaagaaacgtTCGCGTGACAAGTCACTCGAAACAATTCCAACTGTAGCTTCATCCGTAGTGAAACCATTAGTTGAATATTCCGATGTGAGTAGCGAAGATCTTTCGGAGCCCGAAGCGGGAGAGATACAATCGGAGGACAGTCGCGCTAATAGTTATACGGACGGAGAAGTACCTGAATCGTTCCTTCAAAGACGGTATTATGGCGGTAGCCCGGTCCGCACTCTTGGAGCGTCGCCTATCAGCCTGTCTCCGTCACCGTCGACTCAACATCGACACTCCAATAGACGGTACTCGTTGTCGAACGAGCAACAACAACAATCGGCGACGATGCATGGCGCGACGCCTGAATACGAAGAGGAATCGAGACGGTATGCTCGACGAAAGGAGAAGAAGCATAAGcgcgagaaaaagaagaaaagaagttCGAGTCCGTCGTCGAATTcgggaaagaagaagaagagaaaatcCAAGAGGCATTCTCACAGCATGAGCCCGCATCGCGCGGTCACCGAGGAAATCGGAGGAATTCCAAGTCCAAATCGCGAGAAGCAGCTGCGAGAATCAGCTATCGCTTCCATTAATTGGTCAGAATCGCCACCGTTGCCGCTCAAAGACAACATGTCGCCCATTTCACCGGCTACGCCGCGTGAACAAAGATGCCACAGTGACGACCTAGTGGAACTAGAAATGTCGCGGCAGGTATCTCGAAATGTCACTCCGCCGTCTCTCTCGGCGACGCGTGGCCAAGTCGAGTCGCCGCACACGCCTCTAATGCCTCCATGCGCTACGACGCCGGAGAATAAGACTTGCCCAGTTGCCATACCCAAGCACTGCAGCCCCGATCGACAGAAACGTAGTCTCAGTCCCATCCACGTGACGCGCCCTCGTCCCAGCGTTAGTCCCGGACCTGTGGGGATAAATCGCAGAAGACCGCACAGCCCGAGTCCACCATCGAGACGAAGAGATCACAGTCCACCTACGCGAAGAAGAGACTTTAGCCCTACGCCGGTGCTCCACAGACTGAGGCATAGCCCGAGCCCGGCCACTGTCAGACGGCGAGAGTTTAGTCCGAGTCCCGGAAGCAGCCACAGGCGACGAACCGACAGCGGAATTATCTCCCCTAAACGTAGAAGACGAGACGAGCCATCCGATCGACGTAGTCACCGGGTTCACGACAAGGATAGGAGGGACAAGCGAAAATCAAGATCGACTAGGAGTCCCACTGGAAGCAGGTACATTTATGTAGAACATTAGATTTGATTACGAGTTATCAATTCTTACCTCTTTATATCGCGTATTAAAAcgtattaatgttatttaaataacgtttACTTATATAACGATTTCTCTCATTTTCAGATTACATTTGCCTTTGTCTCGATCGCGATCACGCAGTCCGGCAAGAT includes the following:
- the LOC105839280 gene encoding mitochondrial E3 ubiquitin protein ligase 1: MEYFGEIFLLGIDTIVFTICLRQYIHYKNAIKAIKNVELHDIGTDLESLLDKSPNNKVDYIAIKGIVKPLGELLQSINKKDVTGVIQKLSVREHVIARTSAGYWSDQERTIHQVYNTVPFVLQNRWYSVEIIDPLSADILDLDVISDNFQPSVPTLVDHIWGFFTGVRQRGIQSTEKMLREDSIITAIGELSRSKTESNYFTLQPPLNGSPFYITSMSITSLIRKLDDRKKIYRIFCLMSGTIGLILGGIMARRYWKNKQDQRLADQLRQSLETSRQERRQRVRDRDLREDQICVVCKTNAREIILLPCGHVCICEDCSVSINNNCPICRTQIIQKAAAYIV
- the LOC105839282 gene encoding cytoplasmic tRNA 2-thiolation protein 1, producing the protein MPPFPLCSTKCGRNAILKRPKTGDTLCKECFFLAFETEIHDTIINGKLFKPGDKVAIGASGGKDSTVLAYALKTLNERYKYGLDLILLSIDEGITGYRDDSLKTVMQNRDDYGIPLTILSYKELYGWTMDSIVTEIGRKNNCTFCGVFRRQALDRGAAILNVDCIATGHNADDIAETVLMNILRGDIARLQRCTSVITAGADSIMRCKPLKYAYEKEIVMYAYFKNLIYFSTECIYAPNAYRGHARAFLKDLEKIRPLSIIDIIHSGEQLQVKDDVKMPERRNCTRCGFVSSQEICKACVLLEGLNRGLPKLGIGKSNKVKKIMNLHIDKNKQQNIDF
- the LOC105839283 gene encoding splicing factor 3B subunit 5; its protein translation is MGERYNIHSQLEHLQSKYIGTGHADTTKFEWLVNQHRDSCSSYMGHYDLLNFFAIAENEAKARVRFNLMEKMLQPCGPPPEKPED